In one window of Gossypium arboreum isolate Shixiya-1 chromosome 4, ASM2569848v2, whole genome shotgun sequence DNA:
- the LOC108460582 gene encoding OVARIAN TUMOR DOMAIN-containing deubiquitinating enzyme 12-like isoform X1: MIMNQQDSDFMHWVLGGDLFYPSVYSYTIQHDNGEMYHHMHDFRGHTDTQSSQIENDKVIAGILQEEFSHLDVAEASQFSHADEQQLQASSGPHDWYSPLATNYNYSAYEYGQDESDVLVPPSSCSSASDSEDFSSSLEPTDGYYILDDYLGKRLNQMIPIPHVPRINGEIPSIDEAMSDHERLLNRLQLYGFDELKVQGDGNCQFRALSDQIYRTPDNHKNVRRQVVNKLKSHSEAYEGYVPMDYADYLKKMSKSGEWGDHVTLQAAADSYGVRIFVLTSFKDTCYIEIIPNFQKPKGVIFLSFWAEVHYNSIHFQGDFPSTEVRKKKKWWNFGN; the protein is encoded by the exons ATGATTATGAATCAGCAAGATTCAGATTTCATGCATTGGGTTCTGGGGGGTGACCTGTTTTATCCTTCCGTATATAGTTATACAATACAGCATGATAATGGTGAAATGTATCATCACATGCATGATTTTAGAGGTCATACGGATACTCAAAGCAGCCAGATAGAGAATGATAAGGTCATTGCTGGTATCCTTCAGGAAGAGTTCTCACATCTCGATGTAGCAGAAGCTTCTCAATTTTCTCATGCTGATGAACAACAATTGCAAGCATCCAGTGGACCTCATGATTGGTATAGTCCATTAGCAACAAACTACAATTATTCAG CCTATGAATATGGCCAGGATGAATCTGATGTTTTGGTGCCACCTAGTTCGTGCTCTAGCGCTAGTGATTCGGAGGATTTTTCCAGCTCTTTGGAGCCGACTGATGGATATTATATACTAGATGATTATTTAGGCAAGAGGTTGAATCAAATGATTCCTATTCCT CATGTCCCTAGAATCAATGGCGAAATACCTTCAATTGATGAAGCAATGTCTGATCATGAAAGGTTGTTAAACAG GTTGCAGCTATACGGTTTTGATGAGCTCAAGGTCCAAGGAGATGGTAACTGTCAG TTCCGTGCACTGTCAGATCAGATATATCGGACACCAGATAATCACAAAAATGTGAGACGTCAAGTTGTAAATAAG CTTAAATCCCACTCAGAGGCATATGAAGGATATGTCCCCATGGATTATGCGGACTATTTGAAGAAGATGTCCAA GAGTGGCGAGTGGGGTGATCATGTCACATTGCAAGCGGCTGCAGACTCG TATGGTGTGAGAATTTTTGTTCTAACTTCATTTAAGGATACTTGTTACATCGAGATCATTCCTAACTTCCAGAAGCCAAAAGGAG TGATTTTCTTAAGTTTTTGGGCCGAAGTTCACTACAACTCAATCCACTTTCAAGGAG ATTTCCCCTCAACCGAGGTTCGAAAGAAGAAGAAGTGGTGGAATTTTGGGAACTAA
- the LOC108460582 gene encoding OVARIAN TUMOR DOMAIN-containing deubiquitinating enzyme 10-like isoform X3 — MLMNNNCKHPVDLMIAYEYGQDESDVLVPPSSCSSASDSEDFSSSLEPTDGYYILDDYLGKRLNQMIPIPHVPRINGEIPSIDEAMSDHERLLNRLQLYGFDELKVQGDGNCQFRALSDQIYRTPDNHKNVRRQVVNKLKSHSEAYEGYVPMDYADYLKKMSKSGEWGDHVTLQAAADSYGVRIFVLTSFKDTCYIEIIPNFQKPKGVIFLSFWAEVHYNSIHFQGDFPSTEVRKKKKWWNFGN; from the exons ATGCTGATGAACAACAATTGCAAGCATCCAGTGGACCTCATGATTG CCTATGAATATGGCCAGGATGAATCTGATGTTTTGGTGCCACCTAGTTCGTGCTCTAGCGCTAGTGATTCGGAGGATTTTTCCAGCTCTTTGGAGCCGACTGATGGATATTATATACTAGATGATTATTTAGGCAAGAGGTTGAATCAAATGATTCCTATTCCT CATGTCCCTAGAATCAATGGCGAAATACCTTCAATTGATGAAGCAATGTCTGATCATGAAAGGTTGTTAAACAG GTTGCAGCTATACGGTTTTGATGAGCTCAAGGTCCAAGGAGATGGTAACTGTCAG TTCCGTGCACTGTCAGATCAGATATATCGGACACCAGATAATCACAAAAATGTGAGACGTCAAGTTGTAAATAAG CTTAAATCCCACTCAGAGGCATATGAAGGATATGTCCCCATGGATTATGCGGACTATTTGAAGAAGATGTCCAA GAGTGGCGAGTGGGGTGATCATGTCACATTGCAAGCGGCTGCAGACTCG TATGGTGTGAGAATTTTTGTTCTAACTTCATTTAAGGATACTTGTTACATCGAGATCATTCCTAACTTCCAGAAGCCAAAAGGAG TGATTTTCTTAAGTTTTTGGGCCGAAGTTCACTACAACTCAATCCACTTTCAAGGAG ATTTCCCCTCAACCGAGGTTCGAAAGAAGAAGAAGTGGTGGAATTTTGGGAACTAA
- the LOC108460582 gene encoding OVARIAN TUMOR DOMAIN-containing deubiquitinating enzyme 12-like isoform X2, with amino-acid sequence MIMNQQDSDFMHWVLGGDLFYPSVYSYTIQHDNGEMYHHMHDFRGHTDTQSSQIENDKVIAGILQEEFSHLDVAEASQFSHADEQQLQASSGPHDWYSPLATNYNYSAYEYGQDESDVLVPPSSCSSASDSEDFSSSLEPTDGYYILDDYLGKRLNQMIPIPHVPRINGEIPSIDEAMSDHERLLNRLQLYGFDELKVQGDGNCQFRALSDQIYRTPDNHKNVRRQVVNKLKSHSEAYEGYVPMDYADYLKKMSKSGEWGDHVTLQAAADSYGVRIFVLTSFKDTCYIEIIPNFQKPKGVIFLSFWAEVHYNSIHFQGDKRGLFTIVSCGI; translated from the exons ATGATTATGAATCAGCAAGATTCAGATTTCATGCATTGGGTTCTGGGGGGTGACCTGTTTTATCCTTCCGTATATAGTTATACAATACAGCATGATAATGGTGAAATGTATCATCACATGCATGATTTTAGAGGTCATACGGATACTCAAAGCAGCCAGATAGAGAATGATAAGGTCATTGCTGGTATCCTTCAGGAAGAGTTCTCACATCTCGATGTAGCAGAAGCTTCTCAATTTTCTCATGCTGATGAACAACAATTGCAAGCATCCAGTGGACCTCATGATTGGTATAGTCCATTAGCAACAAACTACAATTATTCAG CCTATGAATATGGCCAGGATGAATCTGATGTTTTGGTGCCACCTAGTTCGTGCTCTAGCGCTAGTGATTCGGAGGATTTTTCCAGCTCTTTGGAGCCGACTGATGGATATTATATACTAGATGATTATTTAGGCAAGAGGTTGAATCAAATGATTCCTATTCCT CATGTCCCTAGAATCAATGGCGAAATACCTTCAATTGATGAAGCAATGTCTGATCATGAAAGGTTGTTAAACAG GTTGCAGCTATACGGTTTTGATGAGCTCAAGGTCCAAGGAGATGGTAACTGTCAG TTCCGTGCACTGTCAGATCAGATATATCGGACACCAGATAATCACAAAAATGTGAGACGTCAAGTTGTAAATAAG CTTAAATCCCACTCAGAGGCATATGAAGGATATGTCCCCATGGATTATGCGGACTATTTGAAGAAGATGTCCAA GAGTGGCGAGTGGGGTGATCATGTCACATTGCAAGCGGCTGCAGACTCG TATGGTGTGAGAATTTTTGTTCTAACTTCATTTAAGGATACTTGTTACATCGAGATCATTCCTAACTTCCAGAAGCCAAAAGGAG TGATTTTCTTAAGTTTTTGGGCCGAAGTTCACTACAACTCAATCCACTTTCAAGGAG ATAAAAGGGGATTGTTTACCATAGTGTCCTGTGGTATTTGA